DNA sequence from the Mus caroli chromosome X, CAROLI_EIJ_v1.1, whole genome shotgun sequence genome:
TCACTATCAAATGTTATTTTAACTGTAATTTAGATTCatagatgatataaatataattgtAATATGCTTTATTAAAATGGTTTTACTATTAATGAGAGTTCcctcaaattatttcatagaAATTTAAAACTGCTACCCTCCTTTGTGGACCAACTGTCTCTTAGCCAGCATATTCCCAGCCAATCTgtgtgaaagaaaatataaaaaactaaaCTCTGGCAAGAATGTAACCCATTTATATGTGTCTAGGTTAGCATTCTTCAAGTATTTAACAACAGAAGAAATCTTTTATATCATTGTTACAGTGATTCTTAGAAATGCTTTTGAAGAAAAGACTTGGATTGAGGAGGGTGTGTGGAGGGGTAGTGGTGGCAGAATTCACCAGGATATATCATTATGGgaggagaactgactccagaaagTTCCATCATGTGCACCATGATGAGATACTAGGATTTAATCTCCCCGGTATGTAGGCAGATAGGAAGAGGGACCATGGCTAAGTAATAAGGTGGAACATTTTCAAGATAGTTTATTTTCTCCTCACACTCCTGACTTAAGACAAAAGCCTGGTAGCTCAAAACaagctttttgtcttttgaggcaTGGTAAGAATATGTTATATACAACAGTTGTGGGGCAATCAATAGCCATCCTTTATTTCTTCAAACTGACCAACCCTAAATTAGGGGAGGAAAActtcagagatttaaaaatcCCCAGCCTTCAAGAAGAAACTGGATTTTTGTCTTCCCGAGGCTTCACTCTGCTTTGCAGAGggtctttttctgtgtgtctcctgAATGGGTATATCTCCTTACCCACAATAAATGCCTTTCTTCAGCTGTTGATTCTACCTGTGATTTCCCTGGTGCTACCTGTTGCCCTCAAGCTTTTTCTTGCCATTTAATCCTTTAACTGGCAAATTAAGACCCCTAGACTATGTCAATGGTATATGCACATGCCTATACTCAAATCACactaaaagttaaaagaaaaaaagaaaatatttggtacCAAAAAATGGTATTTGGACATTAAGGAACTGCCAACATTTtctcaggttctttttttttttttggtttttcgagacagggtttctctgtatatccctggctgtcccggaattcactttgtaaactggccttgaactcagaaatccgcctgcctctgcctcccaagtgctgaaataaaaggcgtgtgccaccactgcctggcatctcACGTTCTTACAAacatatttttatcctttttttttttttttgagacagtgtcacaACATAGTCTAGACTACTCTAgagtagctgaggataaccttgaactcctgattctcctgactTCACCTGagtgcctggtttatgcagtgctgggtaTCAAACCTATGGCCTTGTTCACATTAaccaagtactctaccaactgaactacatccctagtCCCAAAAGGCATTTTACTTTGGGGGAGGAGGATTGGTGAAGGACAATAGTAGTGCTAGTAACTATTTGAGGAAAGTAAATGGACATAAAATAGCTGTTTGCTATTAACAGGTTTCCTTTAGTAGTTTGCTTTGATAGCATCTGGATCTACTATAGATTTTGGTTataaggaaataaagaataaataaaccaactaaaattcttttttttttaaagatttatttattttatgtatgtgggtatactgtcgctctcttcagacacaccagaagagggcatctgatcccactgcagatggttgtgagccaccatgtggttgctgggaattgaactcagaacctctggaagagcagccagtgcttttaaccactgagccatctctccagcccctaaaattcTTATTTCTATTGATGCCTGCCTGACCATTGTAcagcagtttcctctgagattgaaaTTGTTGGGATTCAGACAAACatctgaggtgcatattttacataccaaagcagacctggcctccaggttctcccagcattgCTCAGCTCCTGCCTGTTGCAGGACATGAGTGGCATATCCTACCCTCTGCCCTGAACTTTACAGCTGAAGGGCTGGACTTCCCCTCCCACAGAAGCTCTATAATCCACATAGTCtggcctctccctctttctgcattttctttctcactgcttATACacaccctttctctttcctctcccctttgtcTCCCTCCCCATAGTGACTTCCTTGGCGTTTCTTTGGGATCAGTGAACCCACCTGAGAGTGACTTCCCAATAAACCTGGCTTTATATACTTTGGCTCAAATTGGCTTATTTCACCAGCAGAGAAAATAAGCTTATTAGAAATGCTCCATCTTGCaaggaagctccttaagcagaaaagtaaacaactcaaaatagcttcaggaaatccctgaaaTCAACCAGATTCAGTAGGCTTCTCCCCGCACACCCCCTTCAAATAAGCAATACAACTGCAAAGAAGAAACCAGCTGGGCtacctggaagaggtttagaccaaaTAAGTCACTTGAGATACTCTCCAACTTGTTGAACTGTCTGCAGACTATTCAGTATGCTCCAAATTCCCAGCTTTTGTGATCTGTTACCTGTGctagggtgggctttggtgatgcagcagtctgtgagtcatttctgctcctgtaagtaaccccaataaaactcattggctcaccaagttGGGACTTTAGTGGTATCCATACTCTGGTCTGTCATggctccctatctggggtgagtagatatGTGTGTAGCATCTCCCCATGAAAAGTTTTGTCGAAAAACACTGAGTAGAAGGCCAGTCCAAGATGGATTCACTGAAGATAACAAGGATGGATGACCTGGGTGGGACCTAGCTCCTTCAGGGAAATGGAAACTGAATGTTCTACATGTTTCAGAGATCATCTGACCCTTATCTCAGCAGAGCAGCTTGACCAGAACATCCTGTTTTTCTAAATGTCCCCCTTGCCAGCATCCTGCTATCATTATGACCAGAAGTACccccataatttttttttgcttacagCTGGTTCGATGCTCTCCCACCCAACTAAAACCATCATACAAAACCCCAAACTCTGTTTTTGTGGGGCTGCTCTCCCTTTATTTGGAGACAGCCCAGAAGAACAGGCCTTGAATAGAAACTTTTGGCCTCAGTGCAGTTCTCACAATTTCTTTCATTAGGCCTCATAGTGACTTCCAGTGAAAAGTGCTTGTTCTATTCCTTCATGATAAATTAGGGATGGCTGAACAtgagcttgaaatcccaccaatacCTGGTCTTGCTCCAAGCTcatttgaaatcccaccaattcCAACTCTGGAAATCTCCACCCTGTAAaattctgcccctcccccaaaaaaccTATAGAAACCCTACTTTCCATTCAGTTCTTTGCTGCTTTTCTCCAAGGCAGAGGCCATCACCCTTGTGTCTTTCCCTATATATCGCATGTGAGATTTGTTATATGGTTTGACTTTGTGGAATGGATACATTTCCCTTCAGAGTTGTAATACTTACATTGGGGTCACCATTCtctcagagctgtaacacttacaGTAACAAGCCAATGAAAGTTAAGTTTGCCTTTGGCCTGTCCCTGAACATGAGACTTGGGAATCCCTGCCCCCATGACTTAGCATTAACAGCCAAGCAATGCTTTTAACAGCATTGTATTTTTCCACTGGCTCACTGCATATTCTCCAAAGACCCCATAAAACCCTGCCCCTCTGTTCCCAGTCAGACACAACCGCCATTCTGTGTCTCTtgccaataaatctcttgtgtggtTTGTTGCAAGGTGTGATTTTGTGTTATTTCTTGGCTCCTCGCTGCCAAGATACCCTTGCATTGGAAAAAACTTTTACTATATGCCTTTCCTATTACTGAGTATCTGTGGCTAGGCACTGTAGTGAAGATGCAGAAGGAAAAACATGTTTCTACTGGTATCtggaagaaaatggaattatTGGTATTGAGTTAGGTCAAAGGAAACTTTGAAATAATGTAGCATGTAATCTATGAAGGGTATTATGATTCTAATGCTAGAGAGCTTCAAGTGACTTAGGTTTTATCACTGGCACTACTAGTCTTGTTAAATAGCTAGTTATGTATTAGCAGGCCTGAAGATTATTGAGGATGGCTCCTGTCATAATCAGCAGTTTATAAAACCATGAAATGACGGACTTTGTTTACCAATCCAAAGAACAGGATCTGAGTACCTTTGCCCTTGGATAGATGACATTCTGAACTATTAGGAAGATCATAAGATTTACTATCAAGCTAGGGGCTTTCTGGTAAAGAACAAAGCCATAACTTtgttccctgtctcttttgagtTAATCCAAATGGGCCTATCAATTACCGGGATAGGAAAACACCCCTGGGAAAGCTGCCTGTTCTGGAAAGTTTAGAAAATAGTAAacaaccagggctggagagatgtctcaggggttaaaagcactggttactcttccagaggacctcagttcaattctcagcacccacatggtggctcacaactgtctgcaactccacttccagggactccaacacacatggtatacaaccacacatgtaggcagaacacctattgatataaaataaaaataaaggttaaaacatgttgaaagaaaaagaaaatagtatgcAATCAATATCAATAGATATGTCGGCATAATGGTCACTCTGGCAATTGCCCACTTATTCTTCAGAGTATTATTCTATAATAATCTCTGTTTTCTGCACTATGCTCTGTGTATCTCATTCCTATTCAACAGAGGTTCAAGATTTGGTGAGGAAGGTCAACATACAGATAATGTTCTGAATTCAGTGGTTAAAGGCAAATTCATTAACATCTGTATCTAATAGTCTCTTAAAATTCATTTAGTAACAAACCAAAAATTTAATGTAATACAGGTTTATTTTAGCAGCTCCCTTTTACATTAAACATATTTATTCTCTATATAGGGTGATATTTTGGTCTATTTTGCATAGATAATATATTTGCTAACTCTTACAATTGACTTTTTAATTTGCTGTTTGCTGCTATCTAGATTGAAGGAGGGATAGTAAATAAAACATGCTTGAGGGAAACATGAAGCAGAATTTAACATCTCAGTACAACTTTACTTGGATCCAGACTTCATTGCCaagttctcttcctcttctttctcaaatCCTGAGCAGACAAGAGATCTTCCTTTGGGATATCGAGCACAACACTTACGAAGTTCTTGGATGACAGCCTGACACTTCGATTCCAAATAGTTGTTGGCTGAAAAACAGGCAACTCTTAGTAGTGATCTCAGAGAACTAAAAAGGTACAAGGTAATTAAGTATTTTCCAACCTTTTTCACTTAGCACTTTGAAGAAAGATATACCCAGCTTTATTGCATTCTTTCTGATTTAGAAATCTGTCAACAAGAGGTAAAAGAAGAA
Encoded proteins:
- the Cmc4 gene encoding cx9C motif-containing protein 4, with protein sequence MPQKDPCQKQACEIQKCLQANNYLESKCQAVIQELRKCCARYPKGRSLVCSGFEKEEEENLAMKSGSK